A region of the Methylomagnum ishizawai genome:
ATTGAAGTGGATGGCGACCTCCACATTCTTGAACAGATAGCCGGTGCTGGCGTCGTCCAATTGGAAATCCGCGCCATCCGCCACTTCGATGGTCAAGGTTTCCACCCTGCCCCCGGCGACCCCTTCCACCAGCAGGCCAGGATTCAGGGTTTGGCCGCCCACGGTGTATTCCAGGGAATCCAGGGCGGTCTCGAACTGTTCCGAGGACATCGTGAGGTTGACGCCCTTGCCCAATTGGATTTTCTCGATATGGGTGAATTGCAGCTCGGAGATATCCATGGACTTTTGGATATAGAGGGTATCCTGGCTGGCATAGCCGATCTGGGCGGTCAGGGTACTGCCCGAATAAACCACCTGGGCATCGGAAATCTGATCGTCCGTGCCGCCATCGATAATCCGGCCCGCCACCGGTGCCTGTTTGAAATAAAAGCTGTCGCTGCCCTCGCGGCCATCCAGATGGCCCGGTCCCTTGATATTCAAGAATATATTATCCTGGGAGAGGTCTATCGCCGCTTTGCTCGAAGCCTGGGATTTTGTTGTCATAAGAACCTTTTCCAAATGCGTTAGAAGTGCCTGGGAATATTGGGAAAACCCAGCCCTGACCAGGGCGCTGGATTTTTATTGATTTTATATCCCGAAACAATGGGAGGTTTTCCCGAATATCTCGGGAAAACCTCCAAAACCGGGCATAACGGGTGCGGGGCGGACTCAATACCGATACTCGATCCCGGCCCAGAACCCCCTGGGCGCTCCCGGCGCCACCATGGTCGTATTCAGCCAATCATTGGAGTTGTAGTTCCACCCGCTCGGGCCGGTCGTGCCCTGGTCGCGGGGCGAAAAGGGATTGATCCCCAAACGGCCCGCCGTGAAATAACCCTTGTCGAACAGGTTGTTGACCAGGGCGAAAACCGACAGGCCCGGCACGATTTCATAGCTGGTCTTGAGGTTGAACACGACATAGCCCGCCACGCTGCCGACATTGGTGAAAGGCCGGTTCGGGACATAGGCGTAGCCGGTGCCGGTGGAGCGCCGCACATATTCGTATTCGCCGGCCCGATGGTCGTTGTTCTCGTTGCCCCGGACGAAGGAGGACGAATGGGCGATCATGGTCAGGCCGAAATCCCATTCCGGGGTCAGGTGCAGGTTCAGCGACAGGTTCACGTTGTGCAGGGGCACGCCCGGAATCCGGTCCCCCGGATCGACCCGGATCATGTCCTGGAGCGCCGCCGTGGGACGGCCCTGGGCGTCGTAGGCCACTTGCGAGGGCGTCGCGACCTGGGCGCTGCTGTTATAGGGGCTCAGCATGAACAGCGTCGATTGGAAACTCGCGTCGGTGTAGCCATAGCCGAAACGGAGGTCGGCGATGCCCAGCTTGCCCGACAAGCCCAATTCGATCCCCTGCCGCCGGGTGTCGCCGATGGTGTCGAAGAAACTGCGGGTGGCGGTGACGCCGACCAGATAGATATCGTTGCTCAGGTCGGTGCGGTAGACCCCGGCGTTCCATTCCCAATCGCGGAACAGCTTGCCGCGCAGCCCGAATTCGTAGGTGCGGGCGAAAATCTGCGGCAGGAACGGATCGCCCGACAACGTGGTGGGCAGGGTGCAGGCACCGCCTATCGAGGCGAGGCTGCGCGGGACTTGCGGCGACTTGGGGTCGCTGGGGTCCTGGGCCACCAGGGTCGAATCGTAGGCGCACCCCAGTTCGACGCTGGACGGGGTGCGGGTGCCCTGGCTCCAATTGAAATACAGGTTCAAATCCTCGACCGGCAGGACGCTGATGCCCACAGAGGGGTTGAAGGCGTTATAGGCGAATTCTTCCGAGGTGGGCCGCTCGCTGTATTGGCCCAGGCCGTAATAGGGGTCTTGCGACAGCCAGACATCGCGGTCCCAATTGGCCTTGAGGTTGTAGTTGGGCTGGGCCGGGCAGGAGGCCGGGTCGGCGCTGGGACAGACCACCACGGTGGGCCGGTAGGTGTCGAGGTCGAGGATATCGGCCAGATTGTCGTAGCCGGCCCGGCTCCGCGCCTTGAGCCGGTTCTTGACGCGGGTATGGTTGAAGCGCCCGGCCAGGCTCAGATGCACATTCTCCCAGGGCGAGAAGGTTTCGCTGAAATAACCGCCATAGATGATCGACTGCCCGGAGAACACGTTGTTGCGGATATCCTCCTGGGACGCCGTGAACACCGGGTCGATCCGGGCGGGATCGGCATAGACGCGGTGGGCGGCGTCCATCAAGCCCAGGCGCTGGCTGCTCTCGAAATCGGAAGCGGTGGAATCCACCGAGCCGCCGACCATGAACTTGTGCCGCGGCAGGTTCCAATTCAATTGCAGGGCCGCGCCGTCGGTGATCTGGCCGATATCGGTCTTGTTCAACACACCGATGGGCGTGCCGTCCACCCAACCCCGCGACGACAGGCCCGCCGCCTGGTTGCGCCGGTCGCCGGCCGCGCCGTTGCGCGGGCCGGAAGCGGCGGACACCGGCTGGTAATTGGCCCGGCCACAGCTGTCGCCATTCAAGGGCGGCACCAAGGTCACGGAGTCGCGGTTCTTGGCGTTGACCAGCGCGTTGACGCTGCCCGCGTCGATCACGCCGTCCTGGTCGCGGTCGAAAGCGTAATCGGGCACGCCGTCGTGGTTGATATCCTGGTACTGGCAGACCGGCTGGCCGTTGGTGGTACCGTCGGCGACCAGGGGGTTTGACCAGC
Encoded here:
- a CDS encoding TonB-dependent receptor, translating into MSACSGGGRTVAVAMLSGAIQWPGTVLAEPVEAGEPAPLEAGGAVQLEEVEVSAHKPTTQVGPLGGLELEKEQIPGNVQTLTSEDIKQSRANSLGELMNSKLQSVNVNDYQGNPFQMDISYRGFSASPQIGTPQGLSVFLDGVRVNEPFGDVVNWDLIPLNALSSVEVFPGSNPLFGLNTLGGALVLRTKNGFDDPGVDVSFQGGSWGRKQGQLAAGANNGVLGGFLSFNGFSEDGWRDNSPTQVLQGFARVDWRGEQFNLRAAALLIGNDLLGNGLVPTELYEERPQAVFSSPDQTHNNLQQYTLGGEYRFTGQFNLTGQIYRRDSSRNTVAGDVYEDFREMENGWSNPLVADGTTNGQPVCQYQDINHDGVPDYAFDRDQDGVIDAGSVNALVNAKNRDSVTLVPPLNGDSCGRANYQPVSAASGPRNGAAGDRRNQAAGLSSRGWVDGTPIGVLNKTDIGQITDGAALQLNWNLPRHKFMVGGSVDSTASDFESSQRLGLMDAAHRVYADPARIDPVFTASQEDIRNNVFSGQSIIYGGYFSETFSPWENVHLSLAGRFNHTRVKNRLKARSRAGYDNLADILDLDTYRPTVVVCPSADPASCPAQPNYNLKANWDRDVWLSQDPYYGLGQYSERPTSEEFAYNAFNPSVGISVLPVEDLNLYFNWSQGTRTPSSVELGCAYDSTLVAQDPSDPKSPQVPRSLASIGGACTLPTTLSGDPFLPQIFARTYEFGLRGKLFRDWEWNAGVYRTDLSNDIYLVGVTATRSFFDTIGDTRRQGIELGLSGKLGIADLRFGYGYTDASFQSTLFMLSPYNSSAQVATPSQVAYDAQGRPTAALQDMIRVDPGDRIPGVPLHNVNLSLNLHLTPEWDFGLTMIAHSSSFVRGNENNDHRAGEYEYVRRSTGTGYAYVPNRPFTNVGSVAGYVVFNLKTSYEIVPGLSVFALVNNLFDKGYFTAGRLGINPFSPRDQGTTGPSGWNYNSNDWLNTTMVAPGAPRGFWAGIEYRY